In the Doryrhamphus excisus isolate RoL2022-K1 chromosome 2, RoL_Dexc_1.0, whole genome shotgun sequence genome, TTAATATcttatttgtttacatatttactacattgggtaatatgagtggaaaggtgtttttggcatttttatgcatttccaagcataacactggcttaaatgcaaacataaagcattcagaagacacattgttgatatgtagtattccacactttccactaggtgtcactaatgttactgtaatattcgaTGCAATACATGCCATGCTGAAACTCAGCTGTGAGCCTGTGATTTCACTTCCTGACCGGGGGAAGTGAACCTTCTCGGTTCCCACAGCACCGGAACACGttcacagcaacacacacaagcacaagtcttatttatgtctttaacatcttatttgtttacatgtttactGTCCACATTTTAGAGgtgataagcattttttttacctgtccATCTGTGTAGATTGTCCTGAGCCATCAGTGGAGGAGTGGCGTGATTCCAGTGGGTGCAGCATCAACTTCCCTGTGCCCTGCACTCAGACCGCCCTCTGCAGCGTGGGAGGAGAGGTAAAGTCAAAAGATTTTTAGCTAAATGGTGTCAGTTCAAACATTTAACGTGACTTTCCATTGAAGTCATTTAAAGACAAAGATTGTTGTAATGGGTGCAGGAGTGCCTGCTCGGCCTGACGGACAGATCTCACCTGTACGCCGCAGACGTGGAGGTATGACTGAGATACACGTACAGGGCGCATCGGCCGGCGGATGTCGCCACGTGCATTCAAGTGGTCTGCTTCCTCCTCAGCTCGCCTCCAACGTATCGTCCTTCGCCGTCTGCAACGACTTTCTTATTGTCACAACGCACTCGCACACGTGTCGTTGCCTCCAGCTGAGCACGCTCAGTCTTAAAGGTACCACGCCCGGTTGGGGCCCATACGACTTTAAAGCATTGTGACGTGAAACAGAAGAGGGCAAAAGAATATGACATTGGTGACCTCTCACCCCACAGAACTGCCGTCGGCTTTGGCCCAGGATGGCGGTCAGAACGATGAGACCTTGCGGCGGGTGGAGAGAGGGTCCCGCATCGTCACCGTGGTGCCGCAAGACACGCGAGTCATCTTACAGGTCAGCCGAACGTGGTGACGGTCATTCAGACTTGCAGCCGCTCACTGTGGTGCGTTTGTGTCCAGATGCCTCGTGGGAACTTGGAGACTGTCCATCATCGAGCTCTGGTGTTGGCTCAGCTCAGGAAGAGGCTGGACGAGTAAGTGGAgcacagacctccaccaagttCCGAGTGGCATAGATACACACCTCCTGATTTTTTGAAACTGCTGGGGTTTCTTTTCTAGTTTGAAGTTCAGAGATGCGTTTGAGTGTATGAGGAAGCTGCGCATCAACCTGAACCTCATTTACGACCACAACCCAAAGGTACATGCTACAAGAACTTAAGAAAGCCTCCAAAATGTAACACTTCTGCTTCCTTCAGGTCTTCCTGGAGAACACGGACATGTTCCTGACGCAGCTCAGCTCCATTAACCACATCAACCTTTTTCTCACCGAGCTCAGGTCAGTAGAGCATCGTGGTCGGGTGAGAAAGCCTGAAGGAAACCTTATGAGGTGTCTAACGTGTCTCCTCATCAGGGAGGAGGACACCACAAGCAGCATGTACCCTCGCCCTGAGGGCAGCACCTTCCAGCAGCCGCCCGCCTCAGGGCAGAAGAAGGTGGACGTGGTGTGCGATGCTTTACGGCGCACCATGGAGGCGACGGATCCCAACAAGTCAGTGACTCTTTGCTCAGCTTGTAAAGTATCAGGAATTTTCATGGGAATGAATTGGAAATGAGATGAATTGCAGGTTAGTTTATCATGAGGCACATAAAGCAGATTTATTGCTAATTCTGTGTAGTTCAAATAGTGGCTGGAGgagttttagtattattattattattattattattagactccAGGATACccacaagcagtatagaaaatggatgggtgcatggatTTATTATTAGAAGCAGTACAGTAAGGTGTAGGTTTCACAAGTAATTGACAGtacttaaataaaacataatacaatCTTAGAACTACATAATagaaatacataatatacagtaaattgtGATAGTTAACTAGTAACAAGGCATTTATTTGCACAAGTGTATGCCTATTAATTTGATCATGGAGAGAcaaaattgagtttttttttcttttgtttgtttaaattatttAGAGCATGGTTCCcaactgttttttattttcttttattgttattacataACTTCAGATTAGCAATTCATGctcataaaacattcattcattcattttctaccgcttatcctcatgagggccggggggggtgggggtgcgcgagcctatcccagcagtccaggtacaccctggactggtggccagccaatcacagggcacatatagacaaacaaccattcacactcacattcatacctatggataatttggagttgccaattaacctagcatgtttttggaatgtgggaggaaaccggagtacccggagaaaacccacgcatgcacggggagaacatgcaaactccacacagagatggccgagggtggggttgAACTCGAGGCTCCTAGCCGTGCAGCCACCCATAAAACATGTCAAACCCAAATATCACCTCTTGGCTAAATATAGAAAAGTTTCCACACCTTTGGTACTACTGTACAATTCCTTGCACAGGTTCTGTCTGTCCATACTGACGGCCCACGTGAAGAAGAGTGTTCCCGAGCTGGAGATCGCTCTGCAGAAAGTCCATGAGCTTCGAGGTGAGCGTGTTGAGACGTATCTGGCACAGGTGTAGTTCCTGTGTGGTACAACATCAGAAAGAGCAGGCAGTATAACGCCATCTGGATAAAGCTCTTGTACTGGATTATGTACttattgtgtgtattgtgtatctgtgtgtagCGAACCCACCTGAAGGTGACGGTAGAGTCAGCGCTGAGGAGGCTCTAAAGTACCTCCTCTTCCTGGTCAACGTCAACGACTTGTACAAACACTCGCTGGGGACGTACGACTTTGACCTGGTGCTCATGGTGGCCGAGAAATCCCAAAAGGTTGGCAGCATCAGCGTATTTCTTGGGTTGTTTGTCCATGAACAGATAAGTGTTGGAGTGAGACATCCTGTTCATTGTACAGGACCCCAAAGAGTACCTCCCCTTCTTGAACATGCTGAAGAACCTGGAGGTCAACTACCAGCGCTACACCATCGACAAACACCTGAAACGTTACAGCAAGGCGCTGCTGCACCTTAGCAAGTGTGGTGGGTGTCAAATTGACTTCCACCAGTGGAACATTAATAGCATACAATATCATATGACAATACAAAATCGGACAGGAAAAAAATCTTCCAGACACATTagactccatttttttccacattttactTCCGGTAGCCGGAATGCATCTGAACTGAAAAGTAAATATGCTTATCATGTCCTGTCTTTTTTAGGAGAGGAGCATTTTCCAGAGGCTTTACAGCTGGTGAAGGAACAAACGCTCTACAGCGAAGCTCTGCGACTTTACCCTACCGACAGCGCTCACTACAAGGTATCCGTGGGAATGTACAGGCTAGGTGTCAACCGACATGTTTTTCCCCATGTTGCAGTGATTAAGgtgtataatatattattaattgtaatggatttaatttaatttgaacatgcatcagattacaattgaatgcatcacataatcagttcacagttccacatgtccaaaaggagtaggaagaagcaaagcttattaaatcctacccctccatctggtacttttacaatcagtaactgttacatttgttcacttcctgctttcctaatatagttttttaaattttttattttatttttgtcacataccaaagtaggaggtgatatgagcatccaatgccataatgggtaccatagtaagtgtcaatatagtgatatgtatagcacatcatgactggttcaagactcttcatccttgtatttagcaaacatcaactttcttgaattggctcatcgttgtgcattgtttgatttccttactcaatccattccatagtttgattccacatactgaaatgctatggctagcatacaaatacaaagcttacaaatttccccactgagggacgaataaaggcatatcttaatcttaatcttaataacgtagtcctagcatagaagtgtttcaaatgtacttcttccctgagatcatatttctcctctcttgtagagaagtattggatgacatttttagctaattgcttatttttagccttatgcattattttacctgtttgatgatgaactatatcagcaagttgaagtatttgtgattttagaaataaggagttagtatgttctctgtaggcggcattatgaattatccttactgacctttttttacagtacatttagcaagtgaagtcATGAGTAAATAAGCCTAAGAGGTTTAAAGGAGAAATGGAGGTTACAAAGGCAATTTATAATCAGTGTAATTGCAAGTAAAGGCAATAAAAACTATTAACCTTGACCTCCCCAGGCGCTGAGCTGTGCCTACGCTGAGCACCTGGTGGAGCAGCAGCAGGCGGAGCAGGCTGGCTTGTTGCTATGGCGATGCCAAGAGCCGGCCCGTGCCCTGCAGGCGTTTGCCAGCTGCGGCAGCTGGAGGAACGCCATCTGTGTGGCCCAGCAGATCCCGCTGCCTCCAGACCAGTTGGCTCTGCTGGCCAGAGACCTGGCAGGTAACCAAGGCAACAGgtagtgtttatttatttatttaattttttaaaaacttatatCGTTCCTCATTTTAAAGGGAAGCTGACTGAACAGCGGCGCCCTGTGGAGGCGGCAATGCTACTGGACCAGTACGCCAAAGTAAGAACAACTATTATGACATTGATTGACAAGGCAAACAAGGGCCAAACAATTACAAATGGCACCAAAGATCTCCATCTTAGGATCTTTCTTTGACCTCCAGCAATCTTCTTCCCCTAACAAACCacaatgaaaacattaaaatgatTCACAAATATTATCgctaataataagtaatactcCTTACCTTTTGAGCTCTTGTGCTGAATCAGAGTGCCGTTATTAACCGTGGTTCTCATGGCGACCTAGGACTGCGAGGAGGCCATCTTGGCTCTGATCACTGGCGCGGCCTGGGAGGAGGCGCTCCGATTGGTTGGTGAAATGAACctaatatgcacacacacacacacacgtatcatTGCTTTGGTTTCTTctcatgttcattcatgtttgtgcGCTGCAGATCCACCTGCACGACAGAGCAGACATCACCGAGACGGACCTTAAACCCGCCCTGCTTGAAGGTACCTTTTTGGATTCTCCTCCATTGTCACAGAAActaacttttcttttttttctgtgtgtcagCGGCCAGCACTCAGATGCTCTTTGTGGAGACACAGGTAGCCACCTTCATGCGACACAGGACCCGACTGGCGTTGGTGCGGGAGCAAAAAGAGAAGGCCAGGCTGAGCTTGCTTggtgagggggaaaaaaaaatgccaagtcTATAACTAGATGTgtagttgccatggtaacatcCAAATATCCTCTCTTGCCTTAAAGATGAGGATGGTCCAGACTGTGCGGACGCTGAGCTTTACTCTGAGGCGAGCAGTGTGATGACATCCTCCAAGTACTCCCACAGTAACTCACGCATCTCCTCGTAAGAAAACATACTTCTTACAttcattgataaaaaaaaatcatatcttTAAGTGAGATATTGAGTAAAAAAAGGGTTAACTCGCTTGTTGaaacggttaaaaaaaaatcccggcGTACCAAAATGCATCACGCAAGCCACGTGATATCGCTCTCTTCTCCTATTGGTCAGCGACAAGGCGCAAGAATGTAAACGGAAAGAGGCTCGCAGCAGTACGCTAATTAACTATAACTTtgaaatgtatgaatatgttgGCACGAGTCCGTATGATTTGAATAAAACATACGAGTTCACGTTAAGAGCGCAAAATGTCATTCCCACGCTGAGGGGAAAAAACTTCCGGTTGACCGCTGTCTTGCTAGCTAACATGCTCAGTCGAAGTCGCGTTCGCTTGGTGGATAAATGTTGTTCGCGATGTCCTTTTAACGTGCTCTTGTCGGTTAGCTGGCTAACGTGTTAATGTCTGAAAATTAATATATAGagtaatatagatatataatatttgtgttGCTTCACTCCTACCTTTTCCTGTTTGCATCGGTGTGCCTGACCAATTGGAGGAGAGAGCAATGTCACGTGGTTATAGATTTTCTTTGTAAAGCACAATGCTATCATTTACATCTTGCAGTGATAAGGCAAAGGAGTATTTTAAAGTGGTAATGATGTACATATGTAATGATTTAGTGCCAAAACTGCTGATGAAAGTTCTTGAACGTGACCTTGTATGACGCAGGAGGTCGTCAAAGAACCGGCGCAAGGCTGAGAGGAAGAAGCTGAGTCTGAAAGAAGGAAGTCCGATGGAGGACAGAGCTCTGATGTTCGCACTCGGAGAGATCATCACCACAGTGGACAAGATGCGAGGTGAACGCTCGTCACTATACCCTGCTCTTTGTCTGAAGGCTCCATCAGCGATGCCAAGCTGATTGTTGTCCTCCTCCGTTGCAGAGGAGGTGCAGGCGCTGCTCAAGGCGCTCGTCCTTTTCCACTTTGACAAGCAAGCAGAGAAGCTGCAGCTCATCTTTGGGGAAGCTCTTTGTACGATGGAGGAGGCCATTGTTGAAATTTGGTCTCAAAACCTGCAGAGCAGCAACACTCCGGTAATTtatcaattcatttttttcagttgagATGGagcatttttcatttctttaatGACAGCATTCACACTAGAGCATGTGTGTACAGCTTATTATTTTTGCAAAGGTTAAGAGTGGCAttctttgtaaaggcagactGTTTGATGCCTTATGTATCTAatgtaaggataattcataatgccgcctacagagaacagagatccaatacttctctacaagagaggagaaatatgatctcagggaagaagtacatttgaaacacttctatgctaggactacgtgatgctagccatagcatttcagtatgtggaatcaaactatggaaaaatacaaggatgaagagtcttgaaccagtcatgatgtgctatacatatcactatattgacacgcactatggtacccattatggcattggatggtcatatcaccttgtacttcggtacgggacaaaaaaaaaattaaaccatgttaggaaagcaggaagtgaacaaatgtaacagttactgatgattgtaaaagtcccagatggaggggtaggatttaataagctttgcttcttcctactccttttggacatgtggaactgtgaactgattatgtgatgcattcaattgtaatctgatgcatgttcaaatgaaattaaaccattaccaagtttGATGCTCGCTTTCAAAGCAGCACATTTATAGTGACAATGAAACCCTCCCAGACCACaacattggtaatggtttaatttcatttgaacatgcatcagattacaattgaatgcatcacataatcagttcccagttccacatgtccaaaaggagtaggaagaagcaaagcttattaaatccttcccctccatctggtacttttacaatcagtaactgttacatttgttcacttcctgctttcctaatatagtttaaggttttttttgtgatatgagcatccaatgccataatgggtaccatagtgcgtgtcaatatagtgatatgtatagcacatcatgactggttcaagactcttcatccttgtatttagcaaacatcaactgcttgtattgtttcttgaattggctcatcgttgtgcattgtttgatttccttactcaatccattccatagtttgattccacatactgaaatgctatggctagcataacgtagtcctagcatagaagtgtttcaaatgtacttcttccctgagatcatatttctcctctcttgtagagaagtattggatgacatttttagctaattgcttatttttagccttatgcattattttagctgtttgaagattaacttgCTGATATAAAGTATTTGGAATTTTAGAAATAATAGAAACTTGTCTATGATTTTCAGATCACGGGCCCAAACTCGACAGCCAACAGCATCATGGCTTCtttccagcagcagcagacacCTGTAACGTCACAACAAGGTCAATAatcccatttgtttttttttttttaagaattcaGATATTCCCTTGcagatcactttttttttctccccctcacAACAGATGTGGAAGTTTCCACTCCACCAAAGATGAGGAGCACTGTCAAGTGGAAGCTCACCATTTGtaattagactttttttttttaaatttaaacatgTAAAGGACAATGacaaatgtgtaataataaaaattaagatctAAATCATAATTATTCTTCGTAATTTcatgggaggaaaaaaacatcttaccTCCATGACATTATGTAGTTTAGTTCACATTTAGTCCAGTCGTGAAGGACGATGCAAACAAGACGACATGGATACTGACCTTCACTGAGACTTATAGTCCATAAACATGTCAGATTCGGGAGATGTTTAGCACCATGGGTAGAAGCTGCCGTCTCTAAATGTCATCATCACATCCTCTTGGCCCGTTTAGCGGACGCAGCTCCGGCACGCTGCTGATTGATGGCCTTGCCGGCGAGGCGGAGCTTGCGGAGACGCAGCTGACGTAAACGCAGCTGCAGATCTTTGGGAAGTTTACCTCCTTTTTCCAAAATCTTCATGCGCCGTTTGGGTATCTTGGTGAGGTTGAAGTCGCAGATGGTTGGGAAGTAGTCGTACATGACCTGACAGGTGCGGGAGGACGGGAGGTAGCCCTCGGCGGTCACCGTCACCTTGTACTCGCCGGGATTGAGCAGGCGCCAGTAGTCACCATTGGATGCTGAACGGGATAAGAGTCAACGATGTCACATAGCATTAAGATTGCATTATGCTGATTGGGGGGGGCACTACAAGATGATTGACAGTACCTGATCTGATGTGATGGTCGATGTCGTCTACTTTAATGACGGCATCTGCGATCCCAGCGTTTGTATCTTTGTCACAGACCACGCCTTTAATTCCACGGTGCACCTAAAAACAAATGGTTACATgttataaacacacatacacgctGGCCAATCAGGCTTGAGTACCTGCTCCATGTAGACCAGCAGAGACTCGCGGTTGTTCTCCCACTCCACAGGCAGCTCGCTGGCATGGGGGAACTTGTCGCAGGACAACTCCACCGTCACCTC is a window encoding:
- the elp1 gene encoding elongator complex protein 1 — translated: MRNLKLLKSLQTSELQGLGSPQCLSSRVDTGTLLVASQYSITEFNPQLGQVVSEASLTGDGFLPQDGSGFLVGLRDLPEVESACLATADGDVILFNLNTCQLECVGSVDSGLTSMSWSPDEELVVLTTGQETIIMMTKTFEPVAEFSIHQDDFGEGKFITVGWGKKETQFHGSEGKQAAQRKAQEVQPAPEWDDRRPRVTWRGDGQLFAVGAVCPQTGARKVRVWNREGVLQATSEPVNGLEQALCWKPSGSLMASTQRHPNKHSVIFMEKNGLLHGDFTLPFNKDQAKVKELLWNNDSTVLAVWLEDLTAGEHGDINTCVQLWTVGNYHWYLKQSLDFGKDPQNAPACMCWDPERPLRLHVVTHGWGILTYDWGWTTEKSPGLDASDNANVAVIDGDKVLVTTFRQSVVPPPMCSFELQLSSAVNQVTFLCRPQGTNQLAAFTVNGNISVFSQDLEEKHDKGADGFRTVSRPLLLKNIFRVAVHQEAPLSLRHLLWLQDGLFVAISCGLLPTSSTLMMLCPSQDVADTLSVRSQLEVDGVVVSVVQCCQTCTVALQLEDGQIRKLLWDCPEPSVEEWRDSSGCSINFPVPCTQTALCSVGGEECLLGLTDRSHLYAADVELASNVSSFAVCNDFLIVTTHSHTCRCLQLSTLSLKELPSALAQDGGQNDETLRRVERGSRIVTVVPQDTRVILQMPRGNLETVHHRALVLAQLRKRLDDLKFRDAFECMRKLRINLNLIYDHNPKVFLENTDMFLTQLSSINHINLFLTELREEDTTSSMYPRPEGSTFQQPPASGQKKVDVVCDALRRTMEATDPNKFCLSILTAHVKKSVPELEIALQKVHELRANPPEGDGRVSAEEALKYLLFLVNVNDLYKHSLGTYDFDLVLMVAEKSQKDPKEYLPFLNMLKNLEVNYQRYTIDKHLKRYSKALLHLSKCGEEHFPEALQLVKEQTLYSEALRLYPTDSAHYKALSCAYAEHLVEQQQAEQAGLLLWRCQEPARALQAFASCGSWRNAICVAQQIPLPPDQLALLARDLAGKLTEQRRPVEAAMLLDQYAKDCEEAILALITGAAWEEALRLIHLHDRADITETDLKPALLEAASTQMLFVETQVATFMRHRTRLALVREQKEKARLSLLDEDGPDCADAELYSEASSVMTSSKYSHSNSRISSRSSKNRRKAERKKLSLKEGSPMEDRALMFALGEIITTVDKMREEVQALLKALVLFHFDKQAEKLQLIFGEALCTMEEAIVEIWSQNLQSSNTPITGPNSTANSIMASFQQQQTPVTSQQDVEVSTPPKMRSTVKWKLTICN